The window CTTCACCCTCTATCAATTCCTTAATTTTCTCTCTGAGAACCTTTGTCCCTAGATGTCGTGTGGCTGATATGTATATTGTAGGTATACCTTCATTTTCCTCTATGAATTTTTTCCATTTCTCTAAAACTTCTACGGGGATCAAGTCTCCTTTGTTTAAGATTATGAGTAATTTCTTTTGATTCTCTATCACGTAGTTTTCTAGTCGCTTAGATCTGGTGAGATCAGGTTCTCTTGCGTCCAATACCTCCACCACAAGGTCTGATTTCCTGATGTAAGCGAGAATCTGTTTAATCATTTACTTTATTTTAGTTTAGTACCCTAATTAATAGTATGCCAATAGGTAGTATAGTGCCTTTCGATAAAGGTGTTTTCGAGGGTACCATCGATTATGACTTTCTAGTAAGTCCTGTAAAATTAGGAAGCTCAGATAAGGAAGTAACATATTCCTTTAGTGTTGACTATAAGCCGCAAAAGGTTTACCTGGTAATTAATATTGAGAGAAATAAGGAAGTTAACCCACGATGGAGAGTTTGGCTTAATGATTTCTCACTTACAAAGGAGTTTAAGCCTAACATAGACGTAGAAGATTCAAATAAAAGGTTCTCAACTGTAATCTTTGACGTTTCACCTCTAGTAAGACAAGGTAAAAATGATGTATCAGTAGTATACAAGGAACTTCAACAGATTAGTCTAATTAATATAGGACATATAGTATTTTATCCTGCTCAAGATTTCAAAACATATTATGAACTTATGGCTGGAACTATGCTAATAAAGCCACAAGAAGTGTTGAATCTAAATTGTAATGGAGAGTGTTATCTAATTGTCAGGAATTCAAATAAGGATGGAGTACTTCAGATAGAGGACAAGAAATTTGATAGTAGGGTAGATTTAATAGACCTTCTTGTTCAGAAGAAGGGAAATATAGCAGTTGGCTTTAGCTGTGGAAATAACGTAAAGGCAAGTGCACATTTGCTCACATTTTACAATCTTAATTACGTCATTCCTAAGATTGTCCTTAACGTTCAGGCGGAAGTTGTTAACTATTCTTTAACAGTAAAATTACTAAATGAGGGCGATGTTGACTTAGATAAAGTAATTGTGAATGTTCTTCTGAACGGGGCGTCAATAAGTTTCAAATCATTTGAAAATGTTAAAAAAGGCGAACTCAGGACATTTACCTTGCCTTTACAGCCTAAAAAAGGTACAATCAACGTAAGAGTAGTAGGTATAAGAGCGGGGTATAGAAAATCGTTTGATAAAACCTTATCATATTCTTAAACTTCCCAATGTGAAGACGATTAGAGTTCCTATAGCGTAAATTTTCATCAAGCTCCTAGCTTTTGTCGCACTTTCTATAGTGTTGTGGAGAATCAATATGTATATCAGGAGAACGTCTAGTGCTAAAATGCCTATGAGATATATTAGATTAAATCCAAGAAAATAGGGTAAGGGTGAGGTGAATATTAGGATTCCGAGAATAATTTTAGCTATTATCCAAGTACTTTTCTCCCCCAATTTTACTGCCAACGTATTTACCCCATTTCGTTTATCCCCTTCAATGTCCTCTATCCCCTTTACAAATTCTCTCGATAGGGTGAAGAAGAAGATGTAAATTGTGGGAATTATAAAGTTACCTAAAAGTGAACCACTTGCTAGTCCACCGTAATATGCAGAGAGTGCGCTGGTAAGGGATACAATAAAGTTTCCCACTAAGCCTAGTTTCTTCAATGACCTTGCATATTCGTATAGTAGTATTATAGTTATGAGTGCAACGCCAAAAGGAATTAATCCTAAAGGAATTGAAATTATTAGCCCAACAGCGAATAGAACAATGGAGAATCTTCTAGCTATGTTAACTTCAATTCTACCAGATGGCAAAGGTCTTTCTGGCTTATTTATTTTATCAACTTCTATATCATATATATCATTGATTACATAACCACCTGCTGCTATTAAGCTTACCACTAATAGCGGGAGAAAGAAAAGTGGTGTAAACTTCCATGTGGTTGCTATTACATACCCCATGAAGGCTGAAACTGCAGAACCTACTACGTTATGTACTCTAATCAGTTCCAAGTAAGCTTTAACACTCATGTTCAATTATTATATAATAATGGAATTTATAAGGTGAAGCTTATTGCCAGAAGACGAATTAGAGAAGGCAAAGAAATATTTCCAGAACGTAGTTTCAGTAGGAGAGATTTTAGCGGTCAGGGAATTAAAGGCTCTTGGAATTAGTGATCCAGAGAAAGTTATTAATAAACTAATTGAGTTAGGATTCATAGAAAAAGGTGAGGGATGTTATAATTTAATCAGGGAGAGGTCTAAAGATTCTGCGAGGAATAAGTGAATGTAAATCAAATTCTGTATCTACATTTATAGTTCTCTCATTTAAAATATAAAAGAGAGATCTTAGTGTAGTTCCCCACATTTTCTCTACAAGATTAAACAAGGTAAGTTGTCTGTTAATCTCCTTTTTTAACTGATTGAATTTTTCCATGTATAGTCTCTCATCATCCTCGTATACTATTTTTTTCAATCCTTCTAACATCTCAGATATGGAGAAAATTCCGCCACCTGTTGAAATTTTTATGAGACCCAGAACGTCTCCTATACCATTTCTTATGAAAGTAGGATGTGCTCTGGGAATTCCACCACCGTGGACATTTAAAACTCTGGCGTCCAGTTTAGGAATAAATTTTTTTGGGTCGTCATAACCTAATGCACCGACAAGGGTGCCATAAGGTAGAGGAACAATCCAACTAAATCCACCTACATTATGTCTGTTGAAGAACACGTGTATGTCCTCCATTTTTACTGGTTCTGTAAGGTACTCTATTGCCTTAACCCATTTTGATCTTCCCTTCCAACCACTTGCAATGATTACTTTATCTGCTGTTATTTTCTCGTTATGATTTGTGATTATTACTTCTTTTTCATTTTTTACTACAGCGTCTGTTTTTAGTTTTACATCTAGATCTTGTGCCAAACTTTGCTCTAATTTATATCTATTTAATCTAATTAGGTCAGCTCTAATTTGTATTTTTTTATTTTCATAGTGAAGAATTATAGATTTAAATTCTCTATCTATAAATTCTCTCGATATATCTAGCTTTTCAAAGGTCTTCCTGCTTATAATTCCAGTGCACTTCTTCCCCACAAAAGGTTTTCTATCAAATACGATTGGGTTCACATCAGAAATATGGTGACCGACTATAAGACCTGCTATACCTCCTCCAGCTATTAAAACTCTGATGATCTATCAGCCTCATTCATAGTATATCTCCTGGCCTTTAATTCTTTAACTATGTATAGGAAGGCTTTTCTGGGATCTGTGTGTGATCCACAGGAATAAACATCTACAGTAGCAAAATTATACTCAGGCCAGGTGTGAATTGTAATGTGGCTCTCGAGAACTATAGCCACAATACTTACACCATCACCAATTTTCCAAGCTTTCACATCAAGGAGTGTCATATTACCCTCTTCTGCTGCTTTTCTGACTATCTGTTCTAATACCTTCTGTTCTCCTAGCACTGTTGTATCGCACTCATATAGTGAGCCGTATACTTGTTTGCCTATGACTCTAGGAAGACTAACAACCCCCATCATCCCAACCCCCCATACTATTGATAGGGGGTATCATACTTATTTAAATTTTTAACTCGTACTTTACACATGTTTTAAAGGCATTTTTTCATATGAATAGTATGTTACATATCACAGAATTAACGTATATCCTTAATTAGCTCTTCTGAGTATTTTCCCTTTTCTCCATTAGATTGTTACTCTATTGATGTAATTTTATATGGTATGGTTACCAATTATTTTTAGATTTGAAGTGGTTATTAGAAGACTGGTGCTTGACGTATTAAAACCTATAAGAGGTATTTCTATAGTAGAACTTGCAAACAAAATTTCCACTTTGGAAGGAGTGGATGGTGTTAATATAAGCGTAATAGACATGGACGTCGAAACTATGGGTCTTATGATAGTAATAGAGGGTAATAATGTAGATTTCGAGGAGGTAAAGAAGACACTTGAAGAACAAGGATGTGCTATACACAGTATAGATGAAGTGGTGAGTGGGAATAAGTTAGTTGAGGGGAGAAAAGAGAAATGAAGTGTAGTTTATGCGGAGTAAGAGATGCTGAGATATACCAAGCTCATAAAGGTAGGTCTCTCTGTAGGTATTGTTTTATCGAAGATATAAGGAATAGGGTGAAAAGGGAGATAGAAAGATTAGGTTTATCTAGAGCTAGTAAAATAGTACTTGCAGTATCTGGTGGTAAGGATAGTTATGTCCTGGCAGATACGTTAGCCTCTTTTATTGATCATGATAAGTTGGTCGCGTATAATATAATTGAAGGAATAAATGGATACAATAGAGTGGAACAGGTAATTCAGTTCAAGAACTTTCTAAATGAGTTAGGGATAGAGTTAATAGAGGACAGTTTTGAGAAAAGTGTAGGTTTCACCTTAGACCAAATGGTAGCTAATTCTAAGAAAAAAAATCTAAATGTGTCAGCTTGTACATTTTGTGGCGGATTTAGGAGAAAATTGATAAACACAGCAGGTCTTAAGTTAAATGGGGACTACGTTGCTACCGGTCATAATTTAGATGATGAAGTTCAGGCTATTATGTTGAATGTAATTAGAGGTGATCTAATTAGGCTGATAAGATTTGGTGATAAACCAATCAAACTTAGTTCCAGGTTTGTACTTAGAGTGAAACCACTAAGGAGGATATATGAATGGGAAACTACAATGTATGCATACTATAGAGGTTACAAGTTTCAGGAAGTTGAATGCCCTTACATAGAGTTAAAACCCACACTGAGAGCAAAGGTAAGAGAGCTATTGTACGCGTTAGAAGAGAAAAGACCAGGTACTCTGTTACAGATATTGGATACCTTCGATAGTATAGCAGAAAGAGTGAGGAGTGGTAGTAGTTTTAAAGATGAGCTACCCAGGTGTAAAATTTGTGGTGATCCTACCAGTTATGGTAGGGAAATATGTAAAAATTGTGAACTTTTGATTAACTCAGGATTGCTTAATTACCAAAATTTTCCTATATCGTAATACTTTTCTTGTACATTTTTCCTCTTATTCGCAACCAACGCCATAGCAAATAGTAATGATGATAACCTATTCAGATAAACTATGTTTTGTTTGTTTAGTTCTTCTATTTCTTTAGAATATCTGACCATATTTCTTTCAACTCTTCTACAGACTGTTCTGGTAATATGCAGTAAGGAAGCCTCCTCTGATCCTCCAGGTATCACAAATAGTTTTACAGGACCACTTTCTTTTCTGTAAGCTAAAGTTCTCTCCTCAATCCATTTCACGTAACTTTCATCAATTTTCTTTTTCTTACTATCACTAGCTATATCCTCTCCGACCTCAAACAGGTGGACTTGAATTTTTTGGAGATCCTCTTTCATATCTTCCCATGATAGTCGTGTAATGGCGTAACCTATATGCGAGTTCAGCTCATCAATGTCACCTAAAAGTTCAACTACCGGCGAATCCTTGCCAACCTTTTTGTTAGCTATACTTGTTTTCCCATCATCACCTGATCTAGTAAACATGTTTAATGTTTTTATATTAAGTGATATATATACGTGTTTTGGTGAGCGTTTATTTCGAATTATGGTCGCTTTGCTGAATTTCTAATTAAAATTTCAGAGAAATGGCAGAAAGAGTGGGAAAATAAAAGAGTATTCGATGCAATGCCAGATCCGAATAGGAAGAAATTCTTTACTACAATTGCTTTTCCTTATCCTAATTCACCATTTCATTTAGGTCATGGAAGAACATATGTGACTGGCGATATATATGCGCGTTACATGAGGATGAGAGGTTACAATGTACTATTTCCTATGGCGTTTCATTACACTGGTACACCAATAATAGCTATGGCTGATGATGTGGCTAAAGGAGATAAAGAACTGATAGATATTTTCAAAAGTATTTATGAAATTCCTGATGATGTAATCTCTAAATTAGTAGATCCTTTATTTATGGCTAATTACTTTAAAGAAGAAATAAAGCAAGCCATGAAGGAGATAGGACTAAGCATAGATTGGAAAAGAGAATTTACAACAATAGACCCTGAGTTTTCATCATTTATAATATGGCAATTTAGGAAACTACAGGAAAAAGGTTTCATAGTGAGGGATACTCACCCTGTAGGTTGGTGTCCGGTTCATCATATCCCTGTGGGCATGCATGATACAAAGGGCGATATGGAACCAGAGATCGGAGAGTTCGTATTGATCTATTTTGATTCTGATATGGGAATTCTACCAGTAGCAACTTTGAGACCAGAGACGGTTTTTGGAGCCATAGCAGTATGGGTTAATCCTCATGAGTCATACTCCATAGTTGAAATAGACGGAAAGAAATTTATTATGAGTGAAAAAGCTTCATCTAAGTTGTCTTTTCAAATAGATAATCTGAAAGTCATTGCAGTTGTAAAGGGAAGCGAGCTTGTTAAACATTCAGCGGTTAACCCCATAACTGGAAAAGAGGTTCCTATAATTGGTGCTAACTTTGTGGATCCTTTGACAGGGACTGGTGTTGTGATGTCTGTACCAGCACATGCACCTTTTGATTACTTTTATCTTAAGAAGACTAAATCGGAGTTACCTATAATTTCTGTCATAAGAGTAGAGGGCATGGGAGAGACTTTAGCTAAGGATTTAGTAGAAAAATCTAATCCCCAAAACGATAATGACTTGAAAAAATTGACTGAGCAAGTTTACAGGATAGAGTATAACAAAGGAGTAATGATTGATATAACTAAGCTGGTTAAACCAGAATATGTTGAGGAACTAAAACCTTTAGTTAATCTTCCAGTTCCAACAGCAAGGCAAAAGATAACAGAATTCATTACTCAGAAGGGATTAGGAAGGAAGATATATGAAATAATGAATAGACCTGTTTATTGCAGATGCGGTAACGAGGTTGTTGTGAAAATACTTAAGGACCAATGGTTCTTAGATTATGGTAACCAGGAATGGAAAGATCTTGCAAGGAAATCTATTGAAAATATCAGATTCATCCCTCCTGAAATTAAGAAAGACTTTGAGTTTGTAGTAGATTGGTTACAAAAAAGGGCATGTGCTAGGACTAGAGGGCTAGGAACACCTCTCCCATGGGACAAGAAGTGGATCATTGAGAGTCTAAGTGACTCCACTATTTATATGGCATTCTACACCATAGCACATAGACTCAAAGAGCATAAACTAAAACCTTCTCAGCTTACCTATGAATTCTGGGAATATGTAATGTTAGGTAATGGTAATCCAGATGAGATATCGAAAATTACCGGAATCCCCGTTGATGTCATAACGGCAATGAGAAATGAGTTTCTGTATTGGTATCCATTAGATGTTAGACATAGTGGTAAGGATTTAGTACCTAATCATTTGTCATTCTTTATCTTTAATCATGCTGCTATATTTCCAAATCAACTTTGGCCTAAGGGGATAGCTGTTAATGGTTTTGTATTGTATGATGGTAAAAAGATGAGTAAATCCCTCAGGAATATAGTTCCGCTAAGGAAAGCAATTAGAATGTACAGTCCAGATGTGATAAGAATAGCCTTAACAACAAATGCTGATATAGGTTCGGACGTTAATTTCAGTGATAGCTATGCAAAATCCATTATTGATACTTTAAAGAACTATTATGATCTCTTAGAGAAGTTAAAAGAGTTTAAGGGTGAGGATGAAGGATTTCCTGAAAAGTGGTTAAAAAGTAAGTTCTATCAGATGGTAATTAATGTTACTCAGTACATGGACTCTTTAGATTTAAGGTCTTCATCAAATGAAATTTTATACAATTTCTCGTCATACATTAATGAATACTTCGAACTCGTTAGATCTGAGGGCAGAGAACCTAATGGTAAACTCCTAAGCCAGATATTACAGATATGGATTAAACTACTTTCTCCATTTGCACCTCACTTTGCAGAGGAATTATGGCATAAAATAGGGAACAATACACTAGTGAGCTTAGAGAGTTGGCCAATAATAGATCAATCCAATGTGGACTTGTTTATTGACTTAACTCATATATATCACAGAAAATTATTAAACGACATACAGGCTATATTGAGCGTATACAAAGATACCCCAAAGAGTATAAAGATATTTGTGGCTAATAAGGAATTCCTAAACGTCTTGAGGGATGCTATAAATATAGTTCAAAAGGACGGTCAATTAAGACAGCTAATGGAGATATATAAACCTAAAGGCAAGCAAGATGCCAGGTTATATCAAAGAATCTATGAGGAAGCAAGAGAGATTGATGACGATATGAAGAAATTAGTCACTAACTTCGACTTTGACGAAAAAGATCTTTTGGATAAGGGAGTTAAATATCTATCTTACAAGCTGGGTATAAAGGAAATAAGGATACTAGATGCATCAGAAATGGATAGAACCAAGTACAATAAGGACGCTCTACCTCTTAGACCAGCCATAATCATTGAGTGACACTATCCCTTCCTTTATTTCTACAGCCCCAATAGTTTTCAGGAAATATAGTTTATTTCTAACCTCCTCCCTACTCGAATTTGTTTTATGTGCTATTATTTGAACTATCTCCCTCGTGCTCATTTGTTGGTACTCTCTTAGAAGTTTTAGTATCTCGTTCTCCACATCTCCTATTTGTTCCTCTTTTATTGTGTAATCATTAAGGACTCTAAACAAATGTGTAACGTTATTATTTATTTTCATCTTGTAAAGATTTTCACCTAATTTGTCTATCTCTATCATTCTAACCCCTAGTTTTAATTTCTTTGATAATATAATAACTGTAAATTTCACAGGTACTTCTTTTTCGTCTTCAGCTTCATAAACAATGACTTCACTTCTTTCATTGCATACTGAATGAAAATCCGGTGGTAAAACGTCAGGTTTAATTTTCTCTAAGTTGGCAATACATATTTCTTTACCCATAGACCTTAAATGTTTAATTAAGTTGAGCAGAATCACTATTTTTACGTTGTTATAGTAACTAAATATTAATGAAGGCTCTTCTAATATTTCCTGTACTATATTAATCATGTCTGAAGGATTATCTGATATAAGGTAAAATTTATTTTTCACTGTCTCGTGTGTTTAATAGGGTCATTTATTGCACCAACCGATGTTTCAAAGTTAATATATCCGTGGTTAATTGAAGCAGAAGATTACGCATTTGATGATATAAAAGATGGTATAAGACTCCATCTTAATGAATCCCCATATCCACCTCCCTTACATATTATACAGGCTGTGGAAAAATATCTAATTAATGGAAACCGCTATCAGCACCCTGAACTTACAGAGAGGTTAAGACGTTTAGCTGCGGAGTACGCAAAAGTTGAACCAGAGAACATTTATCCTACGCCTGGTGGGGACGGTGCAATAAGATCTGTATTTTACAATCTCATCCAACCTGGAGATAAGGTTGTGTTCAACTATCCATCATATAGCATGTATAATATTTACGCTTCAGTACGCGGACTAAAGAAAGCTAAAATAAATTTAATTGAGGATGGAGACTGGTGGAAAGAAGATAATGAGAAATTACTAAATGAGAGTAAAGACGCTAGACTTGTCGTCATAGATAATCCTAATAATCCCACCGGTTCTCCAATGTTATCTGAAGACGTGTTAAAGGAGTTACTTGAAACTGTAAAAGGCTTCGTTATGATCGACGAGGCATACTTTGAATTTTATGGCAAGAGCTTCTCCAGGCACATCTACGATTATCCTAACTTGATGATAGTCAGGACGTTAAGCAAAGCGTTTTCGCTTGCTTCATTTAGAGTAGGCTATTTGATAGCAAATAAGGATGTTATTAAGGTATTAATGAAGCCTTCAACACCTTTTGATATCTCGCTTCCAGGCTTAATAGCAGGGATAACTGCACTTGAGGATCCTTCTTATACAAAACATGTTGTGGCTGAAGTATCTAAAAATAGGGAATATCTATTGTCAGAATTAAGAAGATTAGGTCTAAAAGTGTATAACTCTTTCACAAACTTTGTTTTCGTAAAAGACAACAGGAACCTGTTAAGTTTTCTTATGGCTAAAAGGATAGCTATAAGGAAACCAGCCTCAGGATATTACCGTATATCTGTAGGTAGTGAAAGTGATTGTGAAGCTTTAATAAAAGCATTAGGTGAGTTAGTTGAAACTGGCGATTCCTAATAAGGGAAGATTACAGCAACCAGTACTCCAATTTCTAAATTATGTAGGGATAAGACCTTTATCTTCAGACGAGAGAGCTCTGATAATACCCACTAATTGGGAAGGAATACAATTAGTAATGTTAAGGACAGAGGATATACCAAGTCTCGTAGAAGCTGGTGCTGCAGATATTGGAATTACCGGATATGATTACGTGTTAGAGTCAGGTGCAAACGTGGATGAGTTGATAAGGTTAGATTTCGGAAAAGCCAAGATAGTGTTAGCAGTACCGCTTTCCTGGGATTATAATTCTCCTGATCAAATAAAACAAGAGATAAGGATAGCCACTAAATATTACAACTTAGCTAAAAAATATATAACAGAAAAAGGGATTCCTGCAAAGGTAGTCAAGATAAGTGGTGCTGCAGAGGTCATTCCATCATTAGGGGCAGCGGACGCAATTATAGACGTAATGAGTACCGGAACTACACTTAAATTACATGGTTTAAAACCACTAGATACTGTTTTAGAAACTCAGGCAGTAGTTATTGGTAACAGATATTGGATGAAGAGTGATGAGGCTGACAAAATTAATCTAATGTTAACGATGATGAAAGGAGCTCTTTATGCTAGAAATAAGAAAATGATATTTATGAATGTACCAGACGGTAAATTAAACAATGTTATACAGTCATTACCAGCTATGCTATCACCAACTCTTTCTAAACTAGCTAAAGGCGATGCATGGGAAGTGATCACAGTAATAGACGGTGATAAATTACCAGAAATTATAGCAAAAGTTGTAGCTAACGGTGCCCGGGACATAGTGGTAGTAGATATAGAAAAGGTGATAAAGTAATGAAAGTGATGCCTAGCATAGATATTAGTAACAAAGTAGCTGTGAAAAGAATTCGCGGAAAGGGCGGTTCAGGGATTATATTGGGGGATCCATTGAAGATAACTAAAGAAATCATTTCAGAAGGGTATGACGCAATTCATATTGTGGATCTTGACTCAGCAGAGGGTCTAGGAGATAATAAAGATATTATCAAGCAGATATGCAGATTAGGTTTCTCGTGGACTCAAGTTGGAGGAGGAGTAAGAAAATTAGAGATTGCTAAAGATATTCTGGAATATTGTTCTTCAGTAGTTGTTTCTACTCTTCCCATAACTAACAGAAAAGAATATGATAAAATTATTTCAGCTGTTGGGGTTGATAAAGTATTTTTGTCGATTGACTATGACGATAATGGTTATGTGCTCATAAAAGGATGGAAAGAGAAAAGTGTCAAAGTAAGTGACCTATTAGATTTAGAGTCTGGAGGTGTAATATTTACTTACATACCCAATGAGGGTACAAAGGGAGGGATAGATAATAATGTGGTTGAATATGTGAAGAGTGTGAAGAAAATTAAAGAATATGCTGGTGGTATTGGTAGTTTGGATGATCTTCTTAAACTAAAATCGTTTGGGTTCGATTATAGTATAATAGGAATGAGCTTTTATAATGGGACATTGAGAGGTATCAAATTTGTCTAGGAGTGTAAGTAAACTAAGGGAAACAAAGGAGACTAAGGTAGAGATATTCTTAGATATAGACAATAAGGGAGA is drawn from Sulfolobus acidocaldarius SUSAZ and contains these coding sequences:
- a CDS encoding leucyl-tRNA synthetase, whose product is MTGDIYARYMRMRGYNVLFPMAFHYTGTPIIAMADDVAKGDKELIDIFKSIYEIPDDVISKLVDPLFMANYFKEEIKQAMKEIGLSIDWKREFTTIDPEFSSFIIWQFRKLQEKGFIVRDTHPVGWCPVHHIPVGMHDTKGDMEPEIGEFVLIYFDSDMGILPVATLRPETVFGAIAVWVNPHESYSIVEIDGKKFIMSEKASSKLSFQIDNLKVIAVVKGSELVKHSAVNPITGKEVPIIGANFVDPLTGTGVVMSVPAHAPFDYFYLKKTKSELPIISVIRVEGMGETLAKDLVEKSNPQNDNDLKKLTEQVYRIEYNKGVMIDITKLVKPEYVEELKPLVNLPVPTARQKITEFITQKGLGRKIYEIMNRPVYCRCGNEVVVKILKDQWFLDYGNQEWKDLARKSIENIRFIPPEIKKDFEFVVDWLQKRACARTRGLGTPLPWDKKWIIESLSDSTIYMAFYTIAHRLKEHKLKPSQLTYEFWEYVMLGNGNPDEISKITGIPVDVITAMRNEFLYWYPLDVRHSGKDLVPNHLSFFIFNHAAIFPNQLWPKGIAVNGFVLYDGKKMSKSLRNIVPLRKAIRMYSPDVIRIALTTNADIGSDVNFSDSYAKSIIDTLKNYYDLLEKLKEFKGEDEGFPEKWLKSKFYQMVINVTQYMDSLDLRSSSNEILYNFSSYINEYFELVRSEGREPNGKLLSQILQIWIKLLSPFAPHFAEELWHKIGNNTLVSLESWPIIDQSNVDLFIDLTHIYHRKLLNDIQAILSVYKDTPKSIKIFVANKEFLNVLRDAINIVQKDGQLRQLMEIYKPKGKQDARLYQRIYEEAREIDDDMKKLVTNFDFDEKDLLDKGVKYLSYKLGIKEIRILDASEMDRTKYNKDALPLRPAIIIE
- a CDS encoding ATP phosphoribosyltransferase, producing MKLAIPNKGRLQQPVLQFLNYVGIRPLSSDERALIIPTNWEGIQLVMLRTEDIPSLVEAGAADIGITGYDYVLESGANVDELIRLDFGKAKIVLAVPLSWDYNSPDQIKQEIRIATKYYNLAKKYITEKGIPAKVVKISGAAEVIPSLGAADAIIDVMSTGTTLKLHGLKPLDTVLETQAVVIGNRYWMKSDEADKINLMLTMMKGALYARNKKMIFMNVPDGKLNNVIQSLPAMLSPTLSKLAKGDAWEVITVIDGDKLPEIIAKVVANGARDIVVVDIEKVIK
- a CDS encoding potassium-transporting ATPase subunit A — its product is MKCSLCGVRDAEIYQAHKGRSLCRYCFIEDIRNRVKREIERLGLSRASKIVLAVSGGKDSYVLADTLASFIDHDKLVAYNIIEGINGYNRVEQVIQFKNFLNELGIELIEDSFEKSVGFTLDQMVANSKKKNLNVSACTFCGGFRRKLINTAGLKLNGDYVATGHNLDDEVQAIMLNVIRGDLIRLIRFGDKPIKLSSRFVLRVKPLRRIYEWETTMYAYYRGYKFQEVECPYIELKPTLRAKVRELLYALEEKRPGTLLQILDTFDSIAERVRSGSSFKDELPRCKICGDPTSYGREICKNCELLINSGLLNYQNFPIS
- a CDS encoding ATP--cobalamin adenosyltransferase — its product is MFTRSGDDGKTSIANKKVGKDSPVVELLGDIDELNSHIGYAITRLSWEDMKEDLQKIQVHLFEVGEDIASDSKKKKIDESYVKWIEERTLAYRKESGPVKLFVIPGGSEEASLLHITRTVCRRVERNMVRYSKEIEELNKQNIVYLNRLSSLLFAMALVANKRKNVQEKYYDIGKFW
- a CDS encoding S-adenosylmethionine decarboxylase translates to MMGVVSLPRVIGKQVYGSLYECDTTVLGEQKVLEQIVRKAAEEGNMTLLDVKAWKIGDGVSIVAIVLESHITIHTWPEYNFATVDVYSCGSHTDPRKAFLYIVKELKARRYTMNEADRSSEF
- a CDS encoding MFS transporter, whose translation is MSVKAYLELIRVHNVVGSAVSAFMGYVIATTWKFTPLFFLPLLVVSLIAAGGYVINDIYDIEVDKINKPERPLPSGRIEVNIARRFSIVLFAVGLIISIPLGLIPFGVALITIILLYEYARSLKKLGLVGNFIVSLTSALSAYYGGLASGSLLGNFIIPTIYIFFFTLSREFVKGIEDIEGDKRNGVNTLAVKLGEKSTWIIAKIILGILIFTSPLPYFLGFNLIYLIGILALDVLLIYILILHNTIESATKARSLMKIYAIGTLIVFTLGSLRI
- a CDS encoding 1-(5-phosphoribosyl)-5-[(5-phosphoribosylamino)methylideneamino] imidazole-4-carboxamide isomerase (catalyzes the formation of 5-(5-phospho-1-deoxyribulos-1-ylamino)methylideneamino-l-(5-hosphoribosyl)imidazole-4-carboxamide from 1-(5-phosphoribosyl)-5-[(5-phosphoribosylamino)methylideneamino] imidazole-4-carboxamide), encoding MKVMPSIDISNKVAVKRIRGKGGSGIILGDPLKITKEIISEGYDAIHIVDLDSAEGLGDNKDIIKQICRLGFSWTQVGGGVRKLEIAKDILEYCSSVVVSTLPITNRKEYDKIISAVGVDKVFLSIDYDDNGYVLIKGWKEKSVKVSDLLDLESGGVIFTYIPNEGTKGGIDNNVVEYVKSVKKIKEYAGGIGSLDDLLKLKSFGFDYSIIGMSFYNGTLRGIKFV
- a CDS encoding histidinol-phosphate aminotransferase produces the protein MAPTDVSKLIYPWLIEAEDYAFDDIKDGIRLHLNESPYPPPLHIIQAVEKYLINGNRYQHPELTERLRRLAAEYAKVEPENIYPTPGGDGAIRSVFYNLIQPGDKVVFNYPSYSMYNIYASVRGLKKAKINLIEDGDWWKEDNEKLLNESKDARLVVIDNPNNPTGSPMLSEDVLKELLETVKGFVMIDEAYFEFYGKSFSRHIYDYPNLMIVRTLSKAFSLASFRVGYLIANKDVIKVLMKPSTPFDISLPGLIAGITALEDPSYTKHVVAEVSKNREYLLSELRRLGLKVYNSFTNFVFVKDNRNLLSFLMAKRIAIRKPASGYYRISVGSESDCEALIKALGELVETGDS